A segment of the Spiroplasma helicoides genome:
TAATAGCATTTTAAATCTACTGAGAGATGACTTTTCAGGACAAAATAGTCCTGGTAAAGCAGCCTGATTTTTCCTTTTAGCTTACATAATATATATTGTTGGTATTTGTTTATGAGTTAAATCAACATGGGCACTTGGACCGTATAATAGTATTTGTTCTGAGTTTGTAAGATTGACAAAAATTAAATATGGTGCATCACGCTTTATTTGTGATATATTAATGATTTTGCCTGGTGTTCTTTTCTTTGGTCTAATAACAAATGGAGATAAATTGTCATTTTTCTTCACAAACTTTTCAATAGCAACAATGGTTTTTTTATTTTTAACAGGACCCATTTGTAACACTTTGATTAAAAGGCTTGACAAAGTTTTAGATTACAACAAACTAACAAAATAAAAATATTTCCGAAAATAGTAAAAATATATGGAATAATTTTTAATTATACATATATAATTATTATAGGAAGGAAGATGGTGGTTGTATGAAGGGCGACAAAAAATTTGTATCTATTGACTTAGGTACAGCATACACTCTTGTTTATGTAAATGGAAAAGGAATAGTTTATAATGAAGCTTCAATAGTTGCTTATAGAAGAAAAGATAACTCTATAATCGCAGTTGGTGAAGAAGCCTATAAAATGATAGGTAAAGGTAATAAAACAATAAAAATAGTTAAACCAATGGTAGATGGTGTAATTACAGATATAGAAACTACTACATCACAATTAAGATATATATTTAAAAAATTAAGAATCGAAAGTTACTTAAAAGGGGCAGTAGTTTTACTAGCATGTCCATCTGTTATTACAGGACTTGAAAAATTAGCACTTCAAAAAATAGCTATGAATTTTGGAGCATCCAGAGTATTTATAGAAGAAGAAGTGAAAATGGCAGCTTTGGGTGGAGGTATGAATATATTTGCACCAACAGGAAAATTAGTAATTGATAGTGGTGGTGGTACAACCGATGTTGCTGTGCTTGCATCAGGGGACATAGTTGTTTCAAAATCAATTAAAGTTGCTGGTAATTATTTAAATGAAGAAA
Coding sequences within it:
- the mreB gene encoding rod shape-determining protein produces the protein MKGDKKFVSIDLGTAYTLVYVNGKGIVYNEASIVAYRRKDNSIIAVGEEAYKMIGKGNKTIKIVKPMVDGVITDIETTTSQLRYIFKKLRIESYLKGAVVLLACPSVITGLEKLALQKIAMNFGASRVFIEEEVKMAALGGGMNIFAPTGKLVIDSGGGTTDVAVLASGDIVVSKSIKVAGNYLNEEIRRFIRSQYGMEVGQKTSEMVKINIGSLAKYSDERRMKVYGRDVVSGLPREIELSPEEVREVLKVPVSKIIDLTVQVLEETPPELAGDIFKNGIIICGGGALIRGIDKYFADTLQLPTRVGEQPLLAVINGTRKFENQIFDYIREEKLSSSLVNF